The sequence below is a genomic window from Bradysia coprophila strain Holo2 chromosome X unlocalized genomic scaffold, BU_Bcop_v1 contig_128, whole genome shotgun sequence.
AACGTAGCGTTCATCTCTGgaagaaaatacgaaattccAACTCGTGCGAAATTTCGGCCCTGgattcgctctggccgcaaacttagCTCTTAttggaatttcttattttctcccctcagtaaacaaataactatttccacCGAAGCATAATCACTGACTAAGATATGCTTAGTCCTTTTCAATAAACCGGCATTGAATGATCAACTTAGTGAAATTAAACAAGTCGACTAGTGCCATTAAATCGACTCAACTGAAGTGGATGTACATTTACACAATGAATATAAACCACCCAGGTATGGTCAAATGTCGCCTCGGAGGACATAACGATTCGAAAAACGGATTCTAACGCacccattttcatattattttgacaaaaataatgagtgCGTTCAAGATAAATCGATAGATTTTGAAGAACCGGCCATGCCTGGTATGTacgttcattgaattttcccacttctatggaaaaaaaaacgttcataTTTGTGATTGTCCGTGAGTTGCCCTCTACtataatattattaaaatcggaTGGTGCCGTTTTATGGAAGCTCCAAAAAACATACAATAACCACACAAAAAACGGCAAACATTAGATAAAATATGGTGTGCCATAAAGTAATATATGCCGCATTAAAGTGCTGAATGTTtacaacaacttttttttgtctttgtttTGTTGGAAGCCGAACGAAAACAATCTACTCGGTCCGATTCGGTATATATATTCTAAGAGAAGCCCCAATTATGGTGAAACACCGATTTTTTGTGGAAAGGTACGTGTCTCGTATTGAACAAGTTGGAAAGTGATCCTATAGTTGAGAGTTAAGCAAACAGATCGACAAAAGGATCAGTTAATTGGGAGCAAGTCTGGTGATGAAATGAtatgaaaatttactttcatttcatttatgattcacTAGAGTTGTACATGCAAAAAGGTATGACCTACTTCATAGAAGTTCGTCATTTCtttgccactgtcgccatggcctgatgagatgtagttatttttgaacagcattattaaatgcaaAGCATCGAAAGATGCTTATACATCATCTCACAGTTCGAAACAGTGGCAGAAACCATTTTCTAATCAGTTAATTGATTGAACTCTGAAATTCAAATGGTGCcctgacaaaaaagagttgaaaatcttacctgttgcaggtaacaATAGCTGCAACAGGTGTAGATCTCCATACGAAAAATACAGCTGTAGAAGATAACATAGATTAACCGAAGACAAAGTCACCTGCAACGactttcaactcttttttttgtcagtgcagtgccgccttttccatatgggccaaatgggcaaatgcccgtggcgcccgaagtggagcagaagaaaatggcgcccgaggtccttaaaaaaaattagctttactaaattggcgcctatttttccaattgcccGATGGCGCCCAAAAGCTAAAAGCGGCACTGTGTCAGTGTGATTGTAGTTCGTATAGATACACAAATTCAATTCGGAAACCATTATTGAATGGTGACACTATTCGGTAGAAATAACGTTTTCAGAAATCGTTTCTCACTAGATCTTGAAGTTCACGAGGTGAGTGAACGACTTTTTGCACATAAGTCGAGTATACGAAACCCGATCCATAGGTCCATAGGTCGgccattttttgtgtgattaaGACAGTCAGGGGAATAGTTCTTTCTAATACAATCAGTTCTGTTGCTACGACTGTGTGTAGGGGCTTCACGAAAGGTGCCTTGTCTTGAACGtaaacaattttgtcaataaaacaaattggTGAATTCAGTGGAGTCGCTCATTTGGGTCTGATTAAAAGCTTATTGGCTGATCAACTGTATAGGACTAGAATGTGAAAGGCTGTCCCGACTAGcaactcaaattttttatttttaaatttctctaAGATGAATTGCATTCCATATGCACCGGAATCACTTACAGACGTGaacaaaaaaaccgaaattaacaacaacaaaaaaaaaaggaaaagttcTGGGAAGTGTAAATGATGTTTGAAGAGTTCGAAGCTTTAGAAGATAAGTAGGTTGTCCGCACTACCCTCTGACGTATCTTCGTCGTCAGTTTCATCATCTTCATCGTCTGAAGTCAAAGATTCCGCATTATTGATGACATCATCTATGAGCCGGGAGagttttttgttgtgattttgatgataaaaatTACTCGGAAAAGAAACATCGATAGACTCACCGCAGCTGGGCTTTCCTCTCGTACGCGTGTTCGCAAATTCAACGCCATGTTTGTCGACACACCAGCAGACACCCACCGAGTTGTGGCACTGAGTCGATTTGTAGAATCCTTGAGTGTCACAGTCTGGAGCGTATGTTCCTAAAACAGTCGGACAAAGTTAGCGGATCACTTGGCGAATTGTTTTGCTGAAAGTCCGTAAATTACCCAACAAATCTGTACCGATCCTCCGTCGGACAGCCGCGCAAGGACGATCTGTTTTCTCAAAGCATCGGCACCATTCGCGTGGACTgatggtgttgttgttgtcgagGTCACAGGTATCAATGAATGGCTTAATGCATCGTTCATTCTGATCGTGTTCCAAATCGTACAGCTCTTGCGACGACAACGAACCGTCATTGTTCAGATCCAAATGATTAAACATCCATCTAGCTTCGGCTTTGCAAGCAGCTGGGAAATGAGCTGTCGAATTTTGAAATATGTTAGAGGGATCGGTTTTTGGCAAAATAGAGACGCCCTGGATGCAaaccttttgatttttgtgaatGTTGTCGTCGCTTCTTGCTGTCGGTCATGATAACCGAGAACCAATCGAGAAGACGGTTACCAATAGCTGTTAACTGATCAGCTTTGCATTCGTTCGATTTGGATGGGAATTCTGCGAGAAAAGGTAAACGAAATGTCGTCAGGAGAAAAGATTCGGAGTGGAAATGcgacaaaaaaatagtttactTGGACTGCTGGCTGATTTAAAGTATTTTGGATTTGGCTTTTCAATGACGTCATTGTATCCatgaattttgtgtttgtcCGGCTTCTGTTCCTAAAATACAAACAATTATTGCAATCTCACTCACTCGAATTGGTATCGAGTCAAGGAATAAGCTTTCTCGGCCAATTAACCTATTCACAAAAGGCAAAACGGATCTCACGTGATCAACCAATAAAACTGTTAgaggaattcttttgaaaaacgaccttCTGAAATCGGACGTATTCTCCAGtggacatttttatatgtacgagtgatatcgccaaatcttcaggtgattgggaaacaagcgatctccgattttaatgagtgatagctcgttggattcgtctatcaattctaggaaacacgcatctttcactttttcttaaaaaaaaattgttttctgtgaaaagctctcaaaagtgaagacatgtcagagggtaccgaaaacagtttttcggcaataactcaagaacaaattattttaaattgttgtaatgttgtacgattgtcggccttggaaagacctacaggtagagtatacgcaccgcttagtgctagttgatccacgagagttatgactagaaatatagtaaATGTTCGgtgagtccgccttctctgcagctttgatgttccacggaactgagtatggggtgttgtagctggactcacccactatcgttgcacatataaatgaacccagtacttttgggctgcaagcctacagaagtcttggaaaaaaagttggtgtcaaaatgtagattttttccttctttctgagggcccaactgctgGAACTgctgtcttcacttttgagcgcttttcacagaaaacaattttttttaagaaaaagtgaaagacacatgtttcctagaattaaaagacgaatccaacgagttatcactcattaaaatcagATACCacttgtttcccaatcacctgaagatttgacGATATCACTCTGAggccctagaagccaaaactatttctttttgaaaattcgccGATTCTTTTGTGGCTAGCgagaggtgatcgaaaaccagaaaaaaaattttcttgtagCGGCGTTCTGACTGTACGATAAGTACAAGGTCTTGTGAGGGGTCATTAGAAAGGCAATTGCATTTCGGATGTAAAGGAACCGTCAGAAGTTCGCCGAAATAATCAAACTTTCACCCATATTTTCAACTGCTCGTTACTCATAGTGGGATCATATAGGACAATGTACCCAAAagaacatgcaattacctttctaatgactaCTCACAATACCTTGTACTTTTCGTGTAGCCtgagaaatttccataagaaaaggTGCATGCTTTCGGTTTACGATCACCTCTCGCTAACCACATAAGCATcgacgaattaaaaaaaatttggcttTTGATACCCAATTACTATTCTATGCACAGCACATATAAAAATGACCACTGCGACCGATCCGATTTCGACAGGTCGTTTTTCAATAGAATCCCTCTTACGTCTGTTGTTTGAATGAACattcgatacaaaatctattacttattTAGTTTTAATAATTATATTATTGTTATCGAACCGTTATGAACGAGCAGCCGTTGATAAAGggttaaattgaaacaaaaaaaaagaattattttcattccgtttcaaatgaattttaatttctggGTAGAAGATGAGTGTTGGATATTTATGATATCCATTGGGAGCACCAATTTTGGCATTGGGAAAATATATCAGCCGATTTGGCAATAGCTCAATGATGAACACGAACAATTTTATCGGTTTGGCGGTCTAACGTTCCCGAAAAATTTATTAGCGGGACACTGAGTTGAGAGTTTTTCATTTGAGCAAAACgacagaaaaaagaaaagaaaattgtcatGCAGGAAGTGCAATATCCTTGTCGATTTGTCTCTTTTCGTCTGCATGAAACGGAAACTTTAGTTGTTTTTGCGGCTAACTCTTTGGGGGTGGGGGGGTTTATCGTATTGTTTATCGTATAACTTAGATATTTGGAATACCAACTTTTTTATTGGACGTATATTTGATATACTTGTAATGCTTGTTGTCATACTTCACATCTTCTGGCGTATAAGTTATTTGAGAATTAATATGATTGAAGTGAcgatttttttcatctttaatctgaaatttttataaatttcatcatttgcATTGAtgacacaaaagaaaaatagagaaaaaaacgtcaaaagaaaaccgaaaacaaatTACCTTTTGATTGGCCTCATTGTCCAGTGTCATTTTCATCTTGTTTTGCATATTCTTTTGTCGTTCAGCCATTCGTTGTTGCTTGTTTAAATTCGAATCCTTTCGATCTGTCCGTCAACCgagaaaatttcatcaaattgttAGCACCGATGTGCGTGTGTAATCGATCGCATCGAAAACTTACCCTTGCACGGACAGAAACCTTTGCACAATACTTTAATTGCTGTGCCATGGATGCAATTGTGATAATCCAGACGACAGACCGATGAATACGTTCGATTGTCAACTCCACATAAGAATGAAGGCTTTGTTACGGGACAAGGCTTGCAGCTGCTATTGTAATTGGTGGAAAGAGTTTGATAAATCTTTGCAACGATACTTCGCGAAAAGAACAAAATCAAacttaaatctgttacttctgttgttaaaccccttttttttgaacaaaatgctCTCTTCAGGGCTACAGAAGCCTCACTGCTTTTTTTGACGTCGGTAACAGTATCTGTCAGTAAAGggtcaagaaatatttttgaataagaaTCAAAACAGGTCCACTTTGACCTGACCCTGACACAGTTGACCAGGATTCAGGTCATGTTCGTTCAGGTTTCTCATCAAAATAACCTGAACCTAAATAGCTTAgaaggattcttttgaaaaacagcctaccgaaatcggacgcattttgaAGTGGACTTTCTCacatgtgcctagaaaggacttcggccctagaagccaaaaaaattcttcgaagcttgtgtggctaggtAGAGGTcattaaaaaccgaaaattagcactttcttacaaaaatttctccagttacacgagccgtacagggtcgtgtggggtgtcattagaaattAGTAGAATAACGATCCACCCATGCTACCTTGTGGAGTAGGATCTgttatcatgcccgcacgttagttagcaggcgtgacgcaagtccactaccaaaaatgttttaacaaaatttttttgaggacggcggagcatatttacagcaactttttgaattCTCCCCCTTAGCCCCAACTACCCCCAAACTTAGATATTTGGAATCTAGGCATCCATACGAgtgacatgagtgaggtgttccaaggttggttcctaaattttgggatgacagatgattcctctggca
It includes:
- the LOC119067716 gene encoding proteoglycan Cow isoform X2 translates to MKWLWLLFTFVLLFSIVCAKKKKFEGDFEFVDEDDKAAVQKPIPEKKKWIHDPTSDLCRPLNCKKRELCLLEDAYTAVCVSKKELHRNRDEVITKNKNMENDAKRKSMEDEEVDDEAVSFEKNSSAPQFEDSGIDDDVFYDSDGNEQDEDSCKPCPVTKPSFLCGVDNRTYSSVCRLDYHNCIHGTAIKVLCKGFCPCKDRKDSNLNKQQRMAERQKNMQNKMKMTLDNEANQKEQKPDKHKIHGYNDVIEKPNPKYFKSASSPKFPSKSNECKADQLTAIGNRLLDWFSVIMTDSKKRRQHSQKSKAHFPAACKAEARWMFNHLDLNNDGSLSSQELYDLEHDQNERCIKPFIDTCDLDNNNTISPREWCRCFEKTDRPCAAVRRRIGTDLLGTYAPDCDTQGFYKSTQCHNSVGVCWCVDKHGVEFANTRTRGKPSCDDVINNAESLTSDDEDDETDDEDTSEGSADNLLIF
- the LOC119067716 gene encoding proteoglycan Cow isoform X1, with the protein product MKWLWLLFTFVLLFSIVCAKKKKFEGDFEFVDEDDKAAVQKPIPEKKKWIHDPTSDLCRPLNCKKRELCLLEDAYTAVCVSKKELHRNRDEVITKNKNMENDAKRKSMEDEEVDDEAVSFEKNSSAPQFEDSGIDDDVFYDSDGNEQDEDSCKPCPVTKPSFLCGVDNRTYSSVCRLDYHNCIHGTAIKVLCKGFCPCKDRKDSNLNKQQRMAERQKNMQNKMKMTLDNEANQKIKDEKNRHFNHINSQITYTPEDVKYDNKHYKYIKYTSNKKEQKPDKHKIHGYNDVIEKPNPKYFKSASSPKFPSKSNECKADQLTAIGNRLLDWFSVIMTDSKKRRQHSQKSKAHFPAACKAEARWMFNHLDLNNDGSLSSQELYDLEHDQNERCIKPFIDTCDLDNNNTISPREWCRCFEKTDRPCAAVRRRIGTDLLGTYAPDCDTQGFYKSTQCHNSVGVCWCVDKHGVEFANTRTRGKPSCDDVINNAESLTSDDEDDETDDEDTSEGSADNLLIF